Proteins from a genomic interval of Lineus longissimus unplaced genomic scaffold, tnLinLong1.2, whole genome shotgun sequence:
- the LOC135503569 gene encoding uncharacterized protein LOC135503569, which translates to MAAQFGDEPKQFDAHDADRPQDSPSVLVAPLPLPRTPSPVDSEPEGLAVGDTPPKPLRLELRNSSSWKGTDAENIGIYYHGPMDREEWQAILKQKIMLTGYWAEFYDDTWQSVVKTYCDLMDDAYCHEHSSVEQILAILASKPPKHQLVPGSDSVTTKTTALPDEEEDDDGDDDDEGDVDGGSRPYYRIAKKMKTEPDSDINLDKEKTALIKKQCDALTKSISKLTMKKAHVEKHKVDIISRIMQFLDDFGTILAFWLKNGIAATEAAYERVFQTFAAVFKIPFSAGRVFGVRSVTLFGTEVTCVPDLLYTESSYDENSSNYVVTIAEVKLACKHKEETPDGKLIRPTTVTATAASKAASSHQLLPTPTASTYIPLPDGLKGQHATQLLLDLPAALPGPDEAKKCMLGLIVQATKVRLTYFEIHSEHLHILQQPKPTHLRGHTSFIRYSEAYDMFVKEDRKELVHMMLGLAAIGKDCMNTPFLKHLV; encoded by the exons ATGGCAGCCCAGTTCGGTGATGAGCCAAAACAGTTCGATGCACATGATGCAGATAGGCCTCAAGACAGTCCTAGTGTCTTGGTGGCACCACTGCCGCTACCACGCACCCCAAGTCCAGTCGATTCAGAACCAGAGGGATTGGCAGTGGGGGATACCCCTCCAAAGCCTTTGAGATTGGAACTAAGGAATAGCAGCTCATGGAAGGGTACAGATGCTGAAAACATTGGTATATATTACCATGGTCCAATGGATCGTGAGGAATGGCAAGCAATACTGAAGCAGAAGATCATGTTGACTGGTTATTGGGCCGAGTTTTATGATGATACTTGGCAGTCGGTGGTCAAAACGTACTGCGACTTGATGGATGACGCGTACTGTCATGAACATTCATCTGTTGAGCAAATACTTGCGATTTTGGCAAGTAAACCACCTAAACATCAACTCGTCCCGGGTTCAGACTCAGTCACAACAAAGACAACTGCATTGCCGGAtgaagaagaggatgatgatggtgatgatgatgatgaaggggATGTCGATGGTGGCAGTAGACCTTACTACAGAATAGCAAAAAAGATGAAAACAGAACCGGACTCAGACATCAATCTTGACAAAGAGAAGACGGCCTTAATCAAGAAACAGTGTGATGCACTGACGAAGTCCATTTCCAAACTGACCATGAAAAAGGCACACGTCGAAAAACATAAAGTAGATAT taTTTCACGTATCATGCAGTTTCTGGATGATTTTGGAACAATTTTGGCATTTTGGCTTAAAAATGGTATCGCCGCTACTGAGGCAGCGTACGAACGTGTTTTCCAAACCTTTGCCGCTGTGTTCAAGATACCATTCAG CGCAGGCCGTGTGTTTGGTGTACGTTCAGTAACTTTATTTGGAACAGAGGTGACATGTGTACCAGATCTTCTTTATACTGAGTCCTCCTATGATGAGAACTCGAGTAACTATGTAGTAACAATCGCAGAG GTGAAACTGGCTTGCAAACACAAAGAAGAAACTCCTGATGGCAAATTGATACGTCCTACTACTGTCACTGCCACTGCTGCTTCCAAGGCTGCCTCATCACATCAACTTCTGCCAACACCCACTGCTTCAACTTACATTCCCCTTCCTGATGGTTTAAAAGGTCAGCATGCTACACAGCTACTCCTTGATTTGCCTGCTGCCCTACCAGGGCCTGATGAAGCGAAGAAGTGCATGTTAGGATTGATTGTGCAGGCCACCAAG GTTCGTCTGACTTATTTTGAGATCCACTCTGAACATCTTCACATACTTCAACAACCAAAGCCAACACATCTGAGGGGTCACACGTCTTTCATCCGTTACTCTGAAGCCTACGATATGTTTGTCAAAGAGGACAGGAAGGAGTTGGTACACATGATGCTAGGTTTGGCTGCCATTGGAAAGGATTGTATGAATACACCCTTTTTGAAACATTTGGTTTGA